One part of the Lachnospiraceae bacterium JLR.KK002 genome encodes these proteins:
- a CDS encoding penicillin-binding transpeptidase domain-containing protein, with translation MFRNKTFNRKKLLVVFTMVMLILSILVGRLVYLMIFCSEYYGQKAEDLHERERDIKAARGKIIDATGTVLATNRTVCTISVIHSQIKEPEEVIRVLTKELEMEEAAVRKRVEKVSSIERVKSNVDKETGDRIRNYGLAGVKVDEDYKRYYPYSTLASKVLGFTGGDNQGIIGLEVKYEEYLKGKNGKILTLTDARGIEIENAGERRQEPVDGYNLHVSLDYNIQMYCEQAAKKVMEAKSADGVSVIVMKPDNGEILAMVNVPEFDLNDPFTLPETEDGGTSENTETGKQDLLNQMWRNPCINDTYEPGSVFKIITTASAFEEGVVSLSDHFFCPGYKLVEDRRIHCHKRTGHGSEDFTQGIMNSCNPVFIELGLRLGVDNIYKYFEQFGLLSRTGIDLPGEAATIMHDKKNVGPVELATVSFGQSFQITPIQLATTVSSLINGGNRITPHFGVSVKDDQGELIETLQYDVQEGIVSSETSQVLRTVLEKVVAEGSGKRAFIEGFSIGGKTATSQTLPRSANKYISSFLGFAPAEDPQVLALVVINNPQGIYYGGTIAAPVVKEIFSNILPYLGIEKAVNPEKEESENGGQETLE, from the coding sequence ATGTTCCGTAATAAAACATTTAACCGTAAGAAATTACTGGTTGTTTTTACCATGGTTATGCTGATTTTGTCCATTCTGGTGGGAAGACTGGTATATCTGATGATTTTCTGCTCGGAATATTATGGACAGAAAGCGGAGGATCTGCATGAGAGGGAACGGGATATCAAAGCAGCCAGGGGCAAAATTATCGACGCCACAGGAACTGTGCTGGCCACCAACCGGACGGTCTGCACCATTTCCGTAATTCACAGTCAGATAAAGGAGCCGGAAGAAGTAATCCGGGTACTTACAAAGGAACTGGAGATGGAAGAAGCGGCGGTACGAAAGCGGGTGGAAAAAGTAAGTTCCATTGAGCGGGTGAAGTCCAATGTGGACAAAGAAACAGGAGACCGCATCCGCAATTATGGACTGGCCGGGGTTAAAGTAGATGAAGATTACAAGCGTTATTATCCTTACAGTACGCTGGCCAGCAAGGTTCTGGGATTTACCGGAGGAGATAATCAGGGGATTATCGGTCTGGAGGTAAAATATGAAGAGTATCTCAAAGGGAAAAACGGTAAGATTCTCACTCTGACAGATGCAAGGGGCATTGAGATTGAAAATGCCGGAGAGCGGCGACAGGAGCCGGTAGATGGATATAATCTTCATGTAAGTCTGGATTACAATATTCAGATGTACTGTGAACAGGCTGCAAAAAAAGTAATGGAAGCCAAATCGGCGGACGGGGTATCGGTTATTGTGATGAAACCGGATAACGGCGAAATTCTGGCCATGGTGAATGTTCCGGAATTTGATTTGAACGACCCGTTTACGCTGCCGGAAACAGAGGATGGTGGAACATCAGAAAATACCGAAACAGGTAAACAGGATTTATTGAATCAGATGTGGCGGAATCCCTGTATCAACGACACTTACGAGCCAGGCTCCGTATTTAAGATTATCACCACAGCCTCGGCCTTTGAAGAAGGGGTGGTATCTCTGAGTGACCATTTCTTCTGTCCGGGATACAAACTGGTGGAGGACCGGAGAATCCACTGCCATAAAAGAACCGGCCATGGCTCCGAGGATTTTACCCAGGGAATTATGAATTCCTGTAATCCGGTATTTATTGAACTTGGCCTGCGTCTGGGCGTGGATAATATATACAAATATTTTGAACAGTTCGGACTTCTGAGCAGGACCGGGATAGACCTTCCGGGAGAGGCAGCCACCATTATGCACGATAAGAAAAATGTGGGGCCGGTGGAACTGGCAACGGTATCCTTCGGACAGTCCTTCCAGATTACTCCCATTCAGCTTGCAACCACCGTTTCTTCCTTAATTAATGGAGGAAACCGGATTACACCTCACTTCGGTGTATCTGTGAAAGATGACCAGGGAGAACTGATTGAAACGCTGCAGTATGATGTGCAGGAGGGAATTGTCAGCAGTGAAACTTCTCAGGTACTGCGCACGGTACTGGAAAAGGTAGTAGCGGAAGGAAGCGGAAAAAGAGCTTTTATAGAAGGATTTTCCATCGGAGGCAAGACAGCAACCTCTCAGACTCTTCCCAGGAGCGCCAACAAATATATTTCTTCTTTTCTGGGGTTTGCCCCGGCGGAAGATCCCCAGGTACTGGCACTGGTTGTGATTAATAATCCTCAGGGAATTTACTACGGAGGCACCATTGCCGCCCCGGTGGTAAAAGAGATATTTTCCAATATTTTACCTTATCTTGGTATTGAGAAAGCAGTGAATCCGGAGAAAGAGGAATCGGAAAATGGCGGGCAGGAGACACTTGAATAA
- the mraZ gene encoding division/cell wall cluster transcriptional repressor MraZ — protein sequence MFMGEYNHTVDAKGRLIVPSKFRELLGDEFVVTKGLDGCLFVYSGEEWKLIEEKFREVSQFSKEARKFARFFFAGAASCEVDRQGRVLLPAVLREFAGIEKEVVLAGVLNHIEIWSKDRWQENNEYDDVGEIAEHMAGLGLNL from the coding sequence ATGTTCATGGGTGAATACAATCACACAGTGGATGCAAAGGGCAGACTGATAGTCCCGTCCAAATTCAGAGAATTGCTTGGAGATGAATTTGTAGTGACAAAGGGACTGGACGGATGCTTATTCGTGTATTCCGGGGAAGAATGGAAACTCATCGAAGAAAAGTTCAGGGAAGTATCACAGTTCTCCAAAGAAGCCCGTAAATTTGCAAGGTTCTTCTTTGCAGGCGCAGCAAGCTGTGAAGTGGACAGGCAGGGGCGCGTACTTCTTCCGGCAGTTTTAAGAGAATTTGCCGGAATTGAGAAAGAGGTTGTTCTGGCAGGCGTTTTGAATCATATCGAAATCTGGAGCAAAGACAGATGGCAGGAGAACAATGAATATGACGATGTGGGAGAAATAGCAGAGCATATGGCAGGCCTGGGACTCAACCTTTAA
- a CDS encoding penicillin-binding transpeptidase domain-containing protein → MAERKRRPGKKKEPAKFSRRMKKKLLVMFSGVMAMLFALIGRLTYIEQVKGEEYEKQVLSQQGYESQSIPFQRGEILDSKGTVLASSVDVYNVILDCKLINEETYDLETRKKVKKYVEPTVEALLQCFPDVTEEEVMAALTEKADSRYFVLRKKLHYEEIREFQELESKVDKKGKKVNPNVQGVWFEKEYQREYPYGNLASKVLGFTTSGNEGIGGLEDYYNGTLNGINGRQYGFLNSDNNFEKTIKDPVNGKTLILTLDLNIQKIIQERIAEFQEEHRDEEHEGPGSSQTGVIVMNPQNGEILAMSDSLVYDLNNPRDLSLYYTEEEINGFSEKQQLDKLNEIWQNYCITYTYEPGSTTKPFTVATALETGKTREWYDCDGMEKIGGHEIHCVLRSGHGPQTMEQSLMNSCNDAMMAMAFEVGKEAFYKYQNIFNFGLRTNIDLPGEARTDTLIYTVDNTNDTSLATNAFGQNFNVTMVQLASSFSSLINGGYYYQPHLVKKIVDDNGNTVQSFEKTVLKQTVSGQTSDTIKGYLYKTVSEGTGKSAKVAGYSMGGKTGTAQKGNRDDKKYVVSFIGFAPVENPEVLVYVVIDEANVALEKQSSALATELAKRIFTDILPYMNIFQDEETENPEGESQEGNEGEPGTSEGTGTEEGGTEGEPVQPEHPGGDEYPSEGVPEAMPEGGDEAPAEE, encoded by the coding sequence TTGGCAGAGAGAAAGAGAAGACCCGGAAAAAAGAAAGAACCTGCAAAATTTTCCAGAAGAATGAAAAAGAAACTGCTGGTGATGTTTTCAGGCGTTATGGCAATGCTGTTTGCCCTGATTGGAAGACTGACTTATATTGAGCAGGTGAAAGGCGAAGAATATGAGAAGCAGGTATTGAGCCAGCAGGGCTATGAGAGCCAGAGTATTCCCTTTCAGCGAGGGGAAATCCTGGATTCCAAAGGTACTGTACTGGCCAGCAGCGTGGATGTGTACAATGTGATTCTGGACTGCAAACTAATCAATGAAGAAACATATGATCTGGAAACCAGGAAGAAAGTAAAGAAATATGTGGAACCCACGGTTGAGGCGTTACTGCAGTGTTTTCCGGATGTAACAGAAGAAGAGGTAATGGCTGCTCTGACAGAGAAGGCAGACAGTCGTTATTTTGTTTTGCGTAAAAAACTTCATTACGAAGAAATCCGGGAATTTCAGGAGCTGGAATCCAAAGTAGATAAAAAAGGGAAAAAGGTAAATCCCAATGTACAGGGGGTATGGTTTGAAAAAGAGTATCAGAGAGAGTATCCCTATGGTAATCTGGCCAGCAAAGTGCTGGGCTTTACCACTTCAGGGAATGAGGGAATCGGCGGCCTGGAAGATTACTACAACGGCACGTTAAACGGGATTAACGGACGCCAGTACGGATTTCTCAACTCGGACAATAATTTTGAGAAAACCATTAAAGACCCTGTCAACGGAAAAACTCTGATTCTCACCCTGGATTTGAATATACAGAAGATTATTCAGGAGCGGATTGCGGAATTTCAGGAAGAACATCGGGATGAAGAACACGAAGGTCCGGGCAGCAGTCAGACAGGTGTAATTGTGATGAATCCCCAGAACGGCGAAATTCTGGCCATGTCGGACAGCCTTGTGTACGATTTGAATAATCCCAGAGATTTATCTCTTTATTATACGGAAGAAGAAATCAATGGATTCAGTGAAAAACAACAGCTGGATAAACTGAATGAAATATGGCAGAATTACTGTATTACCTATACGTATGAGCCAGGTTCCACCACAAAGCCCTTTACCGTGGCTACCGCACTGGAGACCGGAAAGACAAGAGAGTGGTATGACTGCGACGGTATGGAGAAAATCGGCGGCCATGAAATCCATTGTGTGTTGCGTTCCGGCCACGGGCCTCAGACCATGGAGCAGTCGCTGATGAATTCCTGCAATGACGCCATGATGGCCATGGCCTTTGAAGTTGGAAAAGAGGCATTTTACAAATATCAGAATATCTTTAATTTCGGCCTGCGCACCAATATAGACCTGCCGGGAGAAGCCAGGACAGATACGCTGATTTATACGGTAGATAATACCAATGATACCTCTCTGGCCACCAATGCGTTCGGACAGAATTTCAACGTAACCATGGTGCAGCTTGCATCCTCCTTTTCCTCCCTGATTAATGGGGGCTATTATTATCAGCCCCATCTGGTGAAGAAAATTGTGGACGACAACGGAAATACCGTACAGTCTTTTGAAAAGACTGTTTTAAAACAGACCGTGTCCGGGCAGACCAGCGATACCATCAAAGGTTATTTGTACAAAACCGTGTCGGAGGGCACCGGAAAAAGCGCCAAAGTTGCAGGCTATTCCATGGGAGGCAAGACCGGGACAGCCCAGAAAGGCAACAGAGACGATAAGAAATATGTAGTGTCTTTTATCGGATTCGCTCCGGTGGAAAATCCGGAGGTACTGGTCTATGTGGTAATTGACGAGGCAAATGTGGCGTTGGAGAAACAGAGCAGCGCCCTTGCCACAGAGCTGGCAAAAAGAATATTTACAGATATTCTTCCTTATATGAATATATTCCAGGACGAAGAAACAGAGAACCCGGAAGGAGAAAGCCAGGAAGGAAACGAAGGAGAACCGGGCACATCGGAAGGAACCGGAACGGAAGAAGGCGGAACGGAAGGAGAACCGGTTCAGCCGGAACATCCGGGAGGAGATGAATATCCGTCGGAAGGAGTTCCGGAGGCCATGCCGGAAGGCGGCGACGAGGCGCCGGCAGAAGAATAG
- the rsmH gene encoding 16S rRNA (cytosine(1402)-N(4))-methyltransferase RsmH: MEFKHKSVLLKETIEYLNIRPDGIYVDGTLGGGGHAYEICKRLSPKGRLIGIDQDEDAIKAANRRLSEFEDRVQIIRSNYRQMRGVLESCGIGQADGILLDLGVSSYQLDDPKRGFTYRVEEAPLDMRMDNRQQFTAGELVNTYSEMELYRVIRDYGEDKFAKNIAKHIVAARSRKEIETTGELTEIIKAAIPAKVRMNGGHPAKRTFQAIRIELNRELEVLEESLGDMTDMLSPGGRICVITFHSLEDRIVKNFFRKSEKPCTCPDDFPVCVCGKESLGKAVTRKPVLPSEEEIEYNPRAKSAKLRVFEKRQDIRQKRLE, from the coding sequence ATGGAATTCAAACACAAATCCGTACTCTTAAAAGAGACAATTGAATATCTGAATATCAGACCGGACGGAATTTATGTGGATGGAACACTGGGCGGCGGCGGACATGCTTATGAAATCTGCAAACGTCTGTCTCCGAAGGGCAGGCTGATTGGAATTGACCAGGATGAAGACGCCATAAAGGCGGCCAACCGAAGACTCTCGGAATTTGAAGACAGAGTACAGATTATCCGCAGCAATTACCGTCAGATGCGGGGTGTTCTGGAATCCTGCGGCATCGGACAGGCGGATGGTATTCTGCTGGATCTGGGAGTGTCCTCCTATCAGCTGGACGACCCGAAACGCGGTTTTACTTACCGTGTGGAGGAAGCGCCGCTGGACATGCGTATGGACAACCGGCAGCAGTTTACAGCCGGAGAACTGGTGAATACTTACAGTGAAATGGAGTTATACCGGGTAATCCGTGATTATGGAGAAGATAAGTTTGCCAAAAATATTGCAAAACATATTGTGGCAGCCAGATCCAGGAAAGAAATAGAGACAACAGGAGAGCTGACTGAGATTATCAAAGCAGCAATTCCGGCAAAAGTACGAATGAACGGAGGACATCCGGCAAAACGTACGTTTCAGGCAATTCGGATTGAACTGAACCGGGAACTGGAAGTACTGGAGGAATCCCTGGGAGACATGACAGACATGCTCAGTCCCGGAGGGAGAATCTGTGTCATTACCTTTCATTCTCTGGAAGACCGGATTGTGAAGAATTTTTTCAGGAAAAGTGAAAAGCCGTGTACCTGTCCGGATGATTTTCCGGTATGCGTATGCGGGAAGGAATCGTTGGGGAAGGCAGTAACCAGAAAGCCTGTATTACCATCCGAAGAAGAAATTGAGTATAATCCGCGCGCAAAGAGTGCAAAACTCAGAGTATTTGAAAAGCGTCAGGATATCAGGCAGAAAAGATTGGAGTGA
- a CDS encoding methyl-accepting chemotaxis protein yields the protein MGIGKTKRKLVKSVAELKNADYSSEPELSEIYQRLVSGREQFSDVLRKNIRAVMQISSLDLTMQHETDKILEISRNVAKATEVIFGASAGQGTAEGHNSLEELTNTIIRVSEDMEEVYRKIEEGQAELTSIRDLSSNAIEISREMRRDMDDLLEVINNMNEVIAGIEAISMQTNLLALNASIEAARAGKFGRGFAVVADEIRALAEQTQKLTGDMGEFVEGIRGASRKSAGSTTNTIEALGTMTEKIGNVWEINEENQNRVSQVSESVTSLAAVSEEISSTMAEMENQLRNSTDFMQEIGKELMKATEPVVEIESTLDDAVKQMGRMAEDAFFHLENREFADYIQTAITAHRTWITNLKKMVSERVIVPLQLDSSKCGFGHFYYSITPDIPEVREIWDALGEKHQKFHGFGSDAIQALFNEDYARAEQICREAEEYSRELISDMEKIQRIAES from the coding sequence ATGGGAATTGGAAAGACAAAAAGAAAGCTCGTAAAATCAGTTGCAGAATTAAAAAATGCCGACTATTCCAGTGAACCGGAGCTGAGTGAGATTTATCAGCGTCTGGTCAGCGGAAGAGAACAGTTTTCAGATGTTCTCAGGAAAAATATCCGTGCGGTGATGCAGATCAGTTCCCTCGATCTGACCATGCAGCATGAGACTGATAAGATTCTGGAAATTTCCCGGAATGTTGCGAAGGCTACCGAAGTTATTTTCGGAGCTTCCGCCGGACAGGGCACAGCGGAAGGGCATAATTCTCTGGAAGAACTGACGAATACGATTATACGGGTTTCGGAAGATATGGAAGAAGTATATCGGAAGATTGAAGAAGGGCAGGCGGAACTGACCTCCATTCGGGATCTTTCCAGCAATGCCATTGAGATTTCCAGGGAAATGCGCAGGGATATGGATGATCTGCTGGAAGTTATCAATAATATGAACGAAGTAATTGCAGGAATAGAAGCGATTTCCATGCAGACGAACCTGCTGGCTCTGAATGCTTCCATTGAGGCCGCGAGAGCAGGCAAATTCGGCAGGGGATTTGCAGTGGTGGCAGATGAAATCCGTGCTCTGGCTGAACAGACCCAGAAACTGACAGGAGATATGGGAGAGTTTGTGGAAGGAATTCGGGGAGCATCCAGAAAGAGTGCCGGCAGTACCACCAACACCATAGAAGCCCTTGGAACCATGACAGAGAAGATTGGAAACGTATGGGAAATTAATGAAGAGAATCAGAATCGTGTGTCGCAGGTCAGCGAATCCGTCACTTCTCTGGCGGCAGTCAGTGAAGAAATCAGCAGCACCATGGCGGAAATGGAGAATCAGTTAAGAAACAGTACGGACTTCATGCAGGAGATTGGAAAAGAACTGATGAAGGCCACCGAGCCGGTGGTAGAGATTGAATCTACCCTCGATGATGCGGTGAAACAGATGGGCAGGATGGCTGAAGACGCATTCTTTCATCTGGAGAACCGGGAGTTTGCCGATTATATTCAGACAGCCATTACCGCTCACAGAACCTGGATTACCAACCTTAAGAAAATGGTATCCGAGCGGGTGATTGTGCCTCTGCAGCTGGATTCCTCCAAATGTGGGTTTGGACACTTTTATTACTCCATCACGCCGGATATACCGGAAGTACGGGAGATTTGGGATGCCCTTGGAGAGAAGCATCAGAAGTTCCATGGATTCGGCTCAGATGCCATACAGGCGTTGTTTAATGAAGATTATGCCAGAGCGGAGCAGATTTGCAGAGAAGCGGAAGAATATTCCAGAGAACTGATATCCGATATGGAAAAGATACAGCGGATTGCAGAAAGTTAA
- a CDS encoding zinc dependent phospholipase C family protein: protein MRKKSHISLAKYIVDSLEEQELMKHKKAFYLGSILPDCKPSFITVKHEMEGTFPKVQHNLEELVERQRKDQINMRVFYRNLGEVIHYIADYFTFPHNPHYPGTLRDHCIYEEQLKKGLKEYIQSGEAERNSAWIHASVSCLNSTGDICRFIQNAHEIYVKRKNSVEEDCLHIVLLCHQVVAAVLRLIKGDEIPCVLPAAS from the coding sequence ATGAGAAAGAAATCTCATATATCACTGGCGAAATATATTGTAGACAGTCTGGAAGAACAGGAGCTGATGAAACATAAAAAAGCATTTTATCTGGGCAGTATCCTGCCGGACTGCAAACCGTCTTTTATTACGGTAAAGCATGAAATGGAAGGAACGTTTCCAAAGGTACAGCATAATCTGGAAGAACTGGTGGAGAGACAGCGGAAAGATCAGATAAACATGCGGGTATTTTACCGGAATCTGGGAGAAGTCATTCATTACATTGCGGATTACTTTACCTTTCCCCACAATCCCCACTACCCCGGAACCTTGCGGGACCACTGCATTTATGAGGAACAGCTGAAAAAAGGCCTGAAAGAATATATTCAAAGTGGAGAGGCAGAACGGAACAGTGCATGGATTCATGCGTCTGTCAGCTGCCTGAACAGTACGGGAGACATTTGCAGATTTATTCAGAATGCTCACGAAATTTATGTGAAGCGGAAGAATTCTGTCGAAGAAGACTGTCTTCATATCGTACTGCTGTGCCATCAGGTGGTGGCGGCGGTTCTCCGGCTGATTAAAGGGGACGAAATCCCCTGCGTACTGCCCGCAGCCAGTTAG